The window GTTTTACTAAAAAAATCGCCAAAACAACGTCCATGTCAGATTTCCGTCGAGCTAAGTGACGACATGACCTATGTGTTTGACTTTAAGATTTTCTTGCTATACATGGTCTAtggtaatattttttatctttttaaactttctaaaaaatataactattattcataaattttttatatttgtaaattttttaataaataaaataattattagtaAAGAAAAATGCGTAGACATGAAAGAGAAAAGGGTCACtcagagagaaaaaagagTTCCAGCCAAAAAGaacgaaagaaaagagagagggaagaggaagagaggcaGAAAAAAAGAGCTtaagatggaaaaaaaaataaaaaataagtaaattactGATTCATTCTTTCATCTAGCGgctcttattttttttgttttatttcgTTATGACAATTCTGGAAAGCGAATGTTAAACCACAAAACCTTCTCTAATGTAaataatatgtaaatataGATAATACATTGTTTTCGTCCAATTGACATGTTACATGTGTTCCTCGAATTAACTTAATCATCATGGTTATTGATCCGTTCATTATCTTACGATTCTAGCCTATACATATGCGCAGCCTTCCATTTAGTTTACTATAAATTTTAGTGAAACTCTCTCTAAAGTGTGAATTTACATTGAAATGCAAGTAACGTATATGATTTATGAGTAAATTACTTGGAATCTAAACTTTCaagtaattttttcttaaagtaCATGTAAGTCAtccaaaatattaataattacttAATGCGGCAATTTGcaaatttacataatttatttaattgtatgATGAATAATTCAAAGTGATTGCACCATAATAATTCCCGAAATTAAAGCATCTTTTGAGTAGCGATCACAACAATATTATTAGTTGTAAAGATCCACTGGTTTCACTTTCTGAAGTCCATAGTTTGGTTGGTGACCCCCAAAATGATTGAACGGGAAATGCGTTGCCTAATGCCTAATGAATCAAAGCATGGAGCGGGCTCTATCACGTTCTGTTATCACGTGGCTCCTTGTAATATCATTCACGCTCGCGCAGCCTGAGAGGGCCATTGTGAGCTCGAGCTCGTCCCTAAGCATCTCGATGACCCGTCTCACCCCATACTCCCCTTTCACTGCTAGTCCATAGATAATAGGCCTTCCAATCTGACCATAGCAACATCAAAGAACAAAAGGGATTGTATGTCAAGGAAGCTCAAATATCTTGTGAGTCGTACCTAACCTCTGTTTAAAATGGTATTAGTCGAACTTACGAGTACAGCTTGTGCACCGAGAGCTAACGCCTTGAAAACATCGGTTCCTCGCCTTATTCCTCCATCAACGAGAACGGGAACTTTCCCTTCAACTGCATGGACAACCTATGATATGGAAAGAAGTATCAGTTAGTCTGTGGCTCACAAGAGTTTCGAGCAACGCGCGTCTTAGGTGAAGAAAGCTGTAACAATAGATAATGTCGTGTTTTATTGAAGGGAATGAAAGGAAACAGATCATCATTAATCTTGTTCCTTGACTGTACATGAAGATTTTTTTCCATTCCGTTTTACTGAATGATTCATCAACAAAGACGGAAATGCTTGCATCTGTGGAATGATATATAGACGCAGTTAATTAAAATGCACTTTTACACTGAAACGAACCTCTTCGAGGACGGAAATGGTAGCCGGAGAGTAATCCAGCTGTCGAGCTCCATGGTTAGATACGATTATCCCTGCAACGCCTACTTCCATTGCCTTAATTGCTGCCGAATGATAGTGATAATATCTGAGTAAGGCTACTCATCTAAACTGACTGTAATTGCCGAGAACTGAAAGGGGAAGCGTATTCTTTTCCTAATagtaataaagttaaaaatggACCAAGATCTTACCGTCTTCACGAGTAAGTATTCCCTTGATCAGAATTGGCAAGTTTGTGATTGATCTTAGCCATTCAATGTCCTGCAGTGTGATAAAGCACTGACTACTCAAACCACCAATATGATATATAGAGAGTAACAAGTGAACTTTTCAAGAAATTGATTAAATGTAGATGAATCACTTCCACCCAATACAAAGGAAAGAAGGAGCAAATTACTCGATATGATTGAAGATGGTTAGTTATGTAAATCACCTTCCAAGAGAAGGAGGGGTCGAAGGTAGCCTCAGCATAAGCTTGTAAATCTGAACCCTTATCCTGCATAAATTGGACCGAAAGATTACATTCTGATGTTAAAAACATCAAAGTGACATTTGAAGTAATCACGAGCTAAATAAACAATAGTCTTCGATTCACTCACTGAGACGACATCTGTCGGCAATAGACCTTCAAAATTCTTCACCTGAGGTGCTACCATTCTGTAAAACATGCATCGAGAGAGAAAGTATACTATGTTGTAAGCAACCGTGTCCGGTTCTATCAACATTCCTagaagagggaaaagaaaatgtatattTACTTATTCCTAATGTCCGCCTCTCTTCTGCCTAGTCGGGGTGTATCGACAGTGAGCACGATAGCCTTGAACCTGTTTCTTTCAGCTCGCCGCACTACTAGAGCTGATAAATCCCGTCTCTTAAAAATCTGATGGATGAAACACCCTGTAGAATGTCAGTTTGAATGCAGAAAGATCGGGTGTTATTTTTGGAGACAGGAACAAAgcgaacaaaagaaaaattgtgtACATTTAGCTGGAAAAACCGGGCAGCATTGCAGCTTGAAGCAACCTCCTCAATGGTGCAAGTAGACCCAAAAGACATAACCTATATCAAACCAAACTTTAGGATATCACTAGCTTCATTCCATTAACGAAAACCGAACCTGCAGCAACTTGTTACCATGATCGTGTTACAAGTAGCAGCGGCTCTAGCAGTAGCAACCTCTCCTGCAAAACCAGTGCAACAACGGTAATGAGGAAACCAGCCACAATCAAATGCAACAACTCTTTCAATAAATTAAGTTTTCGTCTTCCACCTTCCGGATGGGCCAACTTATGCATAGCAGTCGGAGCAATTAAAATTGGGACGGAGACATGGTGACCGAGTATGGTAGTTGATAAACTGATTCTGCTTACATCAATAAGAACTCTCGGACGAAACCTGAGAGACAACATGAAGAAGAAAACCACAAACCAATGGAAAAGATTAAGTAAACTCCTGTCAAAAGAAAGAACAACTTGTGATTAAGTCAATAC of the Punica granatum isolate Tunisia-2019 chromosome 6, ASM765513v2, whole genome shotgun sequence genome contains:
- the LOC116210614 gene encoding peroxisomal (S)-2-hydroxy-acid oxidase GLO4-like — encoded protein: MAVEPVNVKEFQELARQVLPKMYYDFYNGGAEDQYTLGENIEAYHRITFRPRVLIDVSRISLSTTILGHHVSVPILIAPTAMHKLAHPEGEVATARAAATCNTIMVMSFGSTCTIEEVASSCNAARFFQLNIFKRRDLSALVVRRAERNRFKAIVLTVDTPRLGRREADIRNKMVAPQVKNFEGLLPTDVVSDKGSDLQAYAEATFDPSFSWKDIEWLRSITNLPILIKGILTREDAIKAMEVGVAGIIVSNHGARQLDYSPATISVLEEVVHAVEGKVPVLVDGGIRRGTDVFKALALGAQAVLIGRPIIYGLAVKGEYGVRRVIEMLRDELELTMALSGCASVNDITRSHVITERDRARSML